A genomic region of Candidatus Spechtbacteria bacterium contains the following coding sequences:
- a CDS encoding TdeIII family type II restriction endonuclease translates to MALTIQQRKQIKEYLVGRIRQKLVTYNPETNSMPFHFRLLGKDRMALFSFIQSVNTILGTSIFEQVGKIIAEPRAKRAIGQYKEFEGYISSEAVLKIDSIMRELRSTSRSPDKENETKEVLSVSGKGEMGKKLKKRVDLFVEMEDETEYYFEVKSAKPNINEFTGIKKQMLDWIAMRGSENPKAKVKTIVAIPYNPYEPRPYERWTLQGLFDLQNEVLVGVEFWDFLGGSDTYEDLLKVFEQAGLELYEEIDKKMNNISNSK, encoded by the coding sequence ATGGCACTTACAATACAACAAAGGAAACAAATTAAGGAGTATTTGGTTGGAAGAATTCGTCAAAAATTAGTAACGTATAATCCCGAGACAAATTCAATGCCATTTCATTTTCGTTTGCTTGGCAAAGATAGAATGGCGCTGTTTTCCTTTATTCAATCGGTAAATACAATACTTGGGACATCGATTTTTGAACAGGTTGGAAAAATAATTGCCGAACCACGAGCCAAACGCGCAATCGGACAATATAAAGAGTTTGAGGGATATATAAGCAGTGAAGCAGTTTTGAAAATTGATAGCATAATGCGCGAGTTGCGCTCTACTTCGCGATCACCGGATAAAGAAAATGAAACAAAAGAGGTGCTGTCTGTCTCCGGTAAAGGTGAAATGGGAAAGAAACTAAAAAAGCGCGTCGATCTTTTCGTGGAGATGGAAGATGAAACAGAATATTATTTTGAAGTAAAAAGCGCAAAACCAAATATTAATGAATTTACCGGAATCAAGAAACAAATGCTCGATTGGATCGCAATGCGTGGAAGCGAAAATCCGAAAGCGAAAGTAAAAACAATTGTTGCTATTCCATATAATCCCTACGAACCAAGGCCATATGAACGCTGGACGCTGCAAGGGCTTTTTGATCTACAAAATGAGGTATTAGTAGGTGTTGAGTTCTGGGATTTTCTTGGCGGTAGTGATACCTATGAAGATTTATTGAAGGTTTTTGAGCAAGCAGGGTTAGAGCTTTACGAGGAAATAGATAAAAAAATGAACAATATTTCTAACAGTAAGTAA
- a CDS encoding phosphomannomutase/phosphoglucomutase, producing the protein MNIDPYIFREYDIRGVAGVEFTSEAIAEYEKWYGKFPGVTINLETAKAIGMAYGAIIKRGGGKKVIIGYEIRPYAEELKGAFVGGILSVGIDVVDAGKTMTPMIYFLVSYLGLDGGVNITGSHNVYFFNGFKPTKKGTAPIYGEELQRMRQMVLDDDYDVAESRGNIEMLNNAYEQYRDYALERIKLKKKLNIVIDCGNGTPGLYVMDYFTKLGCNVMEGLYLEPNAYFPNHIPDPEAPQNMQMLSKRVKELGADIGIGFDADGDRVGFVDENGTFVNADDFILFLAKDALSRNPGKKILFDVKCSQVLVEMIPQLGGIPLMHRTGHANIKDTLRHDPDIILGGEKSGHIYICEDYYKIDDAFYAAALMLRLLSEHDGPFSSMFSIIPHRVRTPEIKLPCEDSVKHDVVSRVSAELSQKYNVITIDGARVMFDAQSWGLIRASNTSPYLTARFEALTDERVLEMKNIFADILETFPEIQDKLDREHVASLTGKLGYV; encoded by the coding sequence ATGAACATCGATCCCTATATATTCCGTGAGTATGACATACGTGGTGTCGCTGGGGTGGAATTTACATCCGAAGCAATTGCTGAGTATGAAAAATGGTACGGAAAGTTTCCGGGCGTCACTATTAATTTAGAAACCGCAAAAGCAATCGGCATGGCTTATGGCGCCATAATAAAGCGTGGCGGCGGAAAGAAAGTAATTATCGGCTACGAGATTCGCCCGTATGCCGAGGAATTGAAAGGAGCTTTTGTAGGCGGCATTCTTAGCGTTGGCATTGACGTTGTTGACGCGGGCAAAACCATGACGCCGATGATTTATTTTCTGGTGTCTTATTTGGGTTTGGACGGGGGGGTGAACATTACCGGTAGCCACAATGTGTATTTTTTTAATGGTTTTAAGCCGACGAAAAAAGGCACTGCTCCGATATACGGCGAGGAACTTCAAAGAATGCGCCAGATGGTTCTTGATGACGATTACGACGTTGCGGAAAGTAGGGGCAATATTGAAATGCTTAATAACGCATACGAGCAATATCGCGACTACGCCCTGGAGCGAATTAAATTAAAAAAGAAATTAAACATTGTAATTGATTGCGGCAACGGTACGCCCGGATTGTATGTGATGGATTATTTTACAAAGCTTGGCTGTAATGTAATGGAAGGTTTGTATCTTGAGCCGAACGCGTATTTTCCAAATCATATTCCCGACCCTGAAGCTCCGCAAAATATGCAGATGCTTTCAAAAAGAGTAAAGGAGCTTGGCGCCGATATCGGCATTGGCTTTGACGCGGACGGCGATCGTGTGGGTTTTGTGGATGAAAACGGCACATTCGTAAACGCCGATGATTTTATTCTGTTTCTTGCCAAAGACGCGCTGTCGCGAAATCCTGGCAAAAAGATTCTTTTTGACGTTAAGTGCAGCCAGGTGCTGGTAGAAATGATTCCGCAGTTGGGTGGCATTCCTTTGATGCACCGCACGGGGCACGCTAATATTAAGGACACACTGCGCCATGATCCGGATATTATTCTCGGTGGAGAAAAATCCGGCCATATCTATATTTGCGAGGATTACTACAAGATTGATGATGCTTTTTATGCCGCGGCGTTAATGCTGCGCTTACTATCGGAGCACGACGGGCCATTTTCATCTATGTTCTCTATTATTCCGCATCGCGTGCGCACGCCGGAAATTAAATTGCCGTGCGAGGATAGCGTAAAGCACGATGTAGTAAGCCGCGTGTCCGCGGAGTTGTCGCAAAAATACAACGTCATTACAATTGACGGCGCGCGCGTGATGTTTGACGCGCAGTCATGGGGGTTGATCCGCGCATCCAACACCTCGCCGTATCTCACCGCGCGCTTTGAAGCGTTGACGGATGAGAGGGTGCTGGAGATGAAAAATATCTTCGCGGATATTTTAGAGACATTTCCGGAAATTCAAGACAAGCTTGATCGCGAGCATGTGGCGTCATTGACAGGAAAGTTGGGGTACGTGTGA
- a CDS encoding phage holin family protein yields the protein MGLILKIIITIAANSLAVYIASLYIPGFTFTGNWLMLATTGFFLAVGHSIVRPILKILTFPLIIITFGLFNFVINIIIIWGVHMLVPELGIQGILPLIEATLLFSVTNAMLHLFRL from the coding sequence ATGGGTCTTATACTCAAAATCATTATCACAATTGCAGCCAACAGTCTTGCGGTTTACATCGCCTCGCTTTACATTCCCGGCTTTACATTCACCGGAAATTGGCTTATGCTGGCCACAACAGGATTCTTTCTTGCTGTGGGGCATTCTATCGTCCGGCCGATACTGAAAATTCTCACTTTCCCACTCATAATTATTACATTTGGCCTCTTTAACTTCGTAATCAATATCATTATTATCTGGGGTGTGCATATGCTCGTCCCGGAGCTTGGCATTCAAGGCATATTGCCTCTTATCGAAGCTACGCTACTATTTAGCGTTACTAATGCCATGCTACATTTATTTAGACTATGA
- a CDS encoding 30S ribosomal protein S18, with protein sequence MIKQCYYCTHAQKPVDWKDIQTLRKFTSTQGRILAPRVTGACSKHQRKIARAIKRARVMSLMPFTIQAV encoded by the coding sequence ATGATAAAACAATGCTATTATTGCACGCACGCGCAAAAGCCAGTTGACTGGAAAGATATCCAGACACTGCGCAAGTTCACCTCCACGCAAGGTAGAATCCTTGCTCCACGAGTTACAGGCGCGTGCAGCAAGCATCAAAGGAAAATCGCCCGCGCAATAAAGCGCGCTCGCGTCATGAGCTTGATGCCATTCACAATCCAGGCAGTATAA
- the secG gene encoding preprotein translocase subunit SecG, with protein sequence MTLPNIPVPSFTHLPSLLPSSAGWISIAQIAIAILLVIAILLQQRGSGLSSAFGGQGGVYYQKRGFEKVLYWSTIVLGALFAGAAFLMLLV encoded by the coding sequence ATGACTCTTCCCAACATACCAGTTCCATCATTTACTCATTTGCCGTCGTTGCTTCCCTCTAGCGCGGGGTGGATCTCTATTGCGCAGATTGCCATTGCGATTCTTTTGGTTATCGCGATCCTTCTCCAACAGCGCGGCTCAGGCCTTTCAAGCGCTTTCGGCGGACAGGGTGGCGTATATTATCAAAAACGCGGTTTTGAAAAAGTTCTCTATTGGAGCACTATTGTTCTTGGCGCCCTATTTGCCGGAGCGGCGTTCCTGATGCTGCTAGTGTAA
- the trpS gene encoding tryptophan--tRNA ligase: MRILSGIQPTGQLHLGNYLGALQNFVALQETNDCYFMIADLHALTVAHEPKQLAQNTRELMRAFLAIGLDPKRSVLFVQSHIPAHTELAWIFNTITPLGELERMTQFKEKTEQSSSINLGLLSYPVLMAADILLYKPHAIPVGEDQVQHLEMTRSIARKFTNFYGKLFVEPEAILTKSTSRVMSLQDPTKKMSKSLGPQNYVGIFEDEEIIKDKIKKAVTDSGSEVKYNPKAKPAISNLLAIYSMISGMTIPQLEKRYEGRGYADFKNELADAVIKHLKPIREKFQNISDDEAAEIFEKGGRKARTEADAVMKVVRKRVGLV, translated from the coding sequence ATGCGTATCTTAAGCGGCATCCAACCTACCGGCCAGCTCCATTTGGGAAACTATCTTGGAGCTTTGCAAAACTTTGTGGCATTGCAGGAAACTAACGACTGCTATTTCATGATAGCGGACTTGCACGCGCTAACAGTGGCGCACGAGCCAAAACAGCTCGCGCAAAACACGCGCGAGCTTATGCGCGCTTTTCTTGCCATTGGTCTTGATCCGAAACGTTCCGTGCTTTTTGTGCAATCGCATATTCCCGCGCACACCGAGCTTGCGTGGATCTTTAACACCATCACTCCGCTTGGCGAGCTTGAGCGCATGACACAATTTAAAGAAAAAACGGAACAGTCGTCATCTATAAATCTAGGGCTTCTTAGCTATCCCGTACTGATGGCGGCGGATATTTTACTGTATAAACCCCACGCAATACCCGTTGGCGAAGATCAGGTGCAACATCTTGAGATGACGCGCAGCATCGCTCGCAAATTCACCAATTTTTACGGAAAACTTTTTGTTGAGCCGGAAGCGATTTTAACAAAAAGCACCTCTCGTGTGATGTCGCTGCAAGACCCGACAAAAAAAATGTCCAAATCTCTTGGGCCGCAAAATTATGTTGGAATTTTTGAAGACGAAGAAATAATAAAGGATAAAATAAAAAAAGCCGTAACTGATTCAGGAAGCGAAGTAAAATATAATCCGAAAGCAAAGCCCGCCATTTCAAATCTTCTTGCAATTTACAGCATGATAAGCGGCATGACTATCCCGCAACTTGAAAAAAGATATGAGGGCCGAGGATACGCTGATTTTAAAAACGAACTTGCAGACGCCGTTATTAAACACCTTAAACCAATCAGAGAAAAATTCCAAAATATTTCAGATGACGAAGCGGCTGAAATATTTGAAAAAGGCGGCCGCAAAGCAAGAACGGAAGCAGATGCGGTAATGAAGGTGGTGCGAAAACGAGTTGGACTGGTTTAG
- a CDS encoding site-specific DNA-methyltransferase — MNILQQTKNLLTIKEASQWASDFLKRDVSESNISYLVQYGKVKKHNGGNSIFVDVSDLKNYYGSYQGQREINWKKQLGNDLNWALSFDNLREKDTTKHIHRLHPYKGKFIPQLVEYFIDSHTDDFKTSAYFKSGDIILDPFSGSGTTLVQATEMGMHSIGIDISHFNCMMTDVKLLDYDITSLENEVKKIKQAMTGYEVDGKMIAFENELLESMAEFNNSYFPSPDFKYKVQRGQINDEKKYATEKEMEFLSIYKNLVKKYGIELKQLEDKTFLDKWYIKNVRKEIDFAFEQVKKIKDIKNKKALAVILSRTIRSCRATTHSDLATLKEPQLTTYYCWKHKKICKPLFSIKSWFDYYATDTVYRLKIFSGLKTGAHYSVIPADSRTVDIFKEVRKRNKQCYEVLQKQKIQGIFTSPPYVGQIDYHEQHAYAYDLFGFERNDGLEIGPLYKGQGAEARASYVDGISKVLLNCRKFLTDDFDAFLVANDKYNLYPAIAEKSGMKIVNQFKRPVLNRTERDRNPYSEIIFHFKNGN, encoded by the coding sequence ATGAATATCTTACAACAAACTAAAAATTTACTAACCATTAAAGAAGCTAGCCAGTGGGCCAGTGATTTTCTCAAGCGTGATGTTAGTGAATCGAATATCTCGTATTTGGTGCAGTACGGGAAAGTGAAAAAGCACAATGGCGGTAACTCTATTTTTGTTGATGTTAGTGATCTTAAAAATTACTATGGCTCGTATCAAGGGCAGAGAGAGATAAATTGGAAAAAGCAGCTTGGCAATGATTTAAATTGGGCATTATCTTTTGACAATTTACGTGAGAAAGATACGACCAAACATATCCACAGGCTTCATCCCTACAAGGGCAAGTTTATTCCGCAATTAGTAGAGTATTTTATTGATAGCCACACCGACGATTTTAAAACAAGCGCGTATTTCAAGTCAGGTGATATTATTTTGGACCCGTTTTCCGGCTCTGGCACAACACTTGTACAAGCAACTGAAATGGGCATGCATTCAATTGGCATCGATATTTCTCATTTCAACTGCATGATGACGGATGTAAAGTTACTTGATTATGATATTACCTCTCTTGAAAATGAGGTAAAAAAAATTAAGCAAGCCATGACGGGTTACGAGGTAGATGGTAAGATGATTGCATTTGAAAATGAGCTGTTAGAATCTATGGCGGAGTTTAATAACTCTTATTTTCCAAGCCCAGACTTTAAATATAAAGTTCAGCGTGGGCAAATCAATGACGAAAAGAAATATGCCACAGAAAAAGAAATGGAGTTTTTAAGCATTTATAAGAATCTTGTAAAAAAATATGGAATTGAATTAAAACAATTGGAAGATAAGACTTTCTTGGATAAGTGGTATATAAAAAATGTTAGAAAAGAAATCGACTTCGCCTTTGAGCAAGTAAAAAAGATTAAGGATATCAAAAACAAAAAAGCTTTAGCAGTAATTTTAAGCCGTACTATTAGATCGTGTCGCGCCACTACTCATTCAGACCTAGCGACACTCAAAGAACCACAACTGACTACTTATTATTGCTGGAAGCATAAGAAAATATGTAAGCCTCTTTTTTCTATCAAGTCATGGTTTGATTATTATGCGACTGATACAGTTTATCGACTAAAAATATTTTCCGGATTGAAAACTGGCGCTCATTACTCGGTTATTCCTGCCGATTCGCGGACAGTTGATATTTTTAAAGAGGTTAGGAAACGAAATAAGCAGTGTTATGAAGTTTTACAAAAACAAAAAATACAAGGTATCTTTACTTCACCACCGTATGTAGGTCAGATAGATTATCACGAACAGCATGCCTATGCATACGATCTATTTGGCTTTGAGCGTAATGATGGTTTAGAAATAGGACCTCTTTATAAAGGACAGGGCGCAGAAGCACGCGCATCGTATGTCGATGGAATCTCAAAAGTTTTGCTTAATTGTAGAAAATTTTTAACTGACGATTTTGATGCATTTCTTGTTGCGAATGATAAATATAATCTCTATCCTGCAATTGCTGAAAAATCAGGAATGAAGATCGTGAATCAGTTTAAGCGCCCCGTATTGAATCGTACAGAACGAGATAGAAATCCATATTCAGAAATAATTTTTCATTTTAAAAACGGAAATTAA
- a CDS encoding ribonuclease J, with protein MSPVEPKQPTSPRVPHRPRHRGLDISRHNPSGRGTSGQKRSRFGSHDRQRRIRVAQSPLTGAQPAGFNVAPQLSATPDDHVKIIPMGGLEEVGRNMTIIEYRDKVLIIDMGLQFPEEDMPGIDYIIPNISYLTEPTPNGPGLNKIEGKKKEVVGVVITHGHMDHVGAIPLIIPKIDNPTIYASALSRGIILKRQQDYPNAAPLDIREVTKDTVLELGAFHIEFFHVNHNIPGSLGVVVKTPMGTIMHTGDFKFDHSPVGDEPADFARIVALGSQGIDVLMSDSTNSETPGYTISETQVQKNLEDIVKSAPGRIVAATFGSLVSRIQQLVIIAEKYNRKVALDGYSMKAAFEISRELGFIKVQRDTMIDVKNINDYPANRVMLICTGAQGEGEAVLMRIANKEHRYFTIQKNDTVIFSSSVVPGNERTVQSLKDILMYQGARMYHSRLMDIHASGHAQVEDLKLMINLVKPRYIIPIHGNHYMLRLHGDIAESIGMIPNHVLVVGNGHVVTMRNHELTVTKDRVQTSYVMVDGLGIGDVGNVVLRDRQAMAQDGMLVVIATVDSQTGKVKGNPDIISRGFIYLRESKPLLAEVRKRTKEIVEHASAPDRDSNWAYIKTVLRDKLGDFLFQQTKRRPMVLPVVIEV; from the coding sequence ATGTCCCCAGTAGAACCAAAACAACCAACATCACCGCGGGTTCCTCATAGACCGCGACATCGAGGCCTTGATATATCGAGGCACAATCCTTCAGGGCGTGGCACATCGGGCCAAAAAAGGTCTAGATTCGGCAGCCATGACCGCCAGCGACGCATTCGTGTCGCCCAATCACCGCTCACCGGCGCGCAGCCGGCGGGTTTTAACGTAGCTCCACAGCTTTCAGCAACCCCAGATGACCATGTAAAGATTATTCCAATGGGCGGGCTTGAGGAAGTAGGCCGAAATATGACAATTATTGAGTATCGCGATAAGGTGCTCATAATAGACATGGGCTTACAGTTTCCAGAAGAAGATATGCCGGGCATCGATTACATCATCCCGAATATCTCATATCTTACCGAACCAACGCCTAATGGCCCTGGCCTGAATAAGATTGAAGGCAAAAAGAAAGAAGTGGTGGGCGTGGTAATCACCCACGGCCACATGGATCATGTCGGAGCAATTCCTCTTATTATTCCCAAAATAGATAATCCAACAATTTATGCTTCCGCTCTTTCGCGCGGCATCATCTTGAAGCGCCAGCAAGATTACCCAAATGCGGCTCCGCTAGATATCCGAGAAGTAACCAAAGACACCGTGCTTGAGCTTGGCGCATTCCATATAGAATTTTTCCATGTAAACCACAACATTCCGGGAAGCTTGGGCGTGGTTGTAAAAACACCTATGGGCACAATAATGCACACGGGCGATTTTAAATTTGACCATTCGCCCGTTGGCGACGAGCCAGCTGACTTTGCGCGCATCGTAGCGCTCGGTTCACAAGGGATTGATGTGCTAATGTCCGATTCAACAAATTCAGAAACTCCAGGCTATACAATTTCTGAAACACAAGTACAAAAAAATCTTGAAGATATTGTAAAATCCGCGCCTGGCCGCATTGTGGCGGCAACATTCGGCTCGCTTGTAAGCCGCATCCAACAGCTCGTTATTATCGCGGAAAAATATAACCGCAAAGTAGCGCTTGATGGATATAGCATGAAGGCCGCGTTTGAAATTTCGCGCGAGCTTGGCTTTATCAAAGTTCAACGCGACACTATGATTGATGTAAAAAATATCAACGACTACCCCGCTAACCGCGTTATGCTAATTTGCACGGGCGCGCAAGGCGAGGGCGAGGCGGTGCTGATGCGCATCGCAAACAAAGAGCACCGCTATTTTACTATTCAAAAAAATGACACGGTTATCTTTTCTTCGTCAGTCGTTCCCGGCAACGAGCGCACTGTTCAATCGTTGAAAGATATCTTAATGTATCAAGGCGCGCGAATGTACCATTCGCGATTGATGGATATTCACGCCTCCGGCCACGCCCAAGTGGAAGACCTGAAGCTGATGATTAACTTAGTTAAACCGCGCTATATTATCCCTATTCATGGAAACCACTATATGTTGCGCTTGCACGGTGATATTGCCGAAAGCATTGGCATGATCCCAAACCATGTTCTTGTAGTAGGCAACGGCCATGTTGTTACGATGCGCAACCACGAGCTAACCGTCACCAAAGATCGAGTACAGACAAGCTATGTGATGGTTGACGGACTTGGCATAGGAGACGTCGGCAATGTTGTGTTGCGCGACCGCCAGGCAATGGCGCAAGATGGCATGCTTGTGGTAATCGCAACAGTAGATAGCCAAACCGGTAAAGTTAAGGGTAATCCTGATATTATTTCCCGCGGGTTTATTTACCTGCGCGAATCAAAACCATTGCTCGCTGAAGTGCGCAAACGCACCAAAGAGATCGTGGAGCACGCTTCAGCCCCCGACCGCGACAGCAACTGGGCGTATATAAAAACAGTTCTGCGCGACAAGCTTGGCGATTTCCTATTCCAGCAAACCAAACGCCGCCCGATGGTGCTGCCAGTGGTGATTGAAGTATAA
- a CDS encoding 30S ribosomal protein S6, whose protein sequence is METKTTPQSKEVRTYQLTYILPPTITEEAVAQRRNEITQQLTEKGANVTEGRDASKKKLAYPIAGQTYGFMGEIQFWASSEALPAIQQAIKHIDDLTRFMITYEKPRKTQQRVRPSINKTAGAIAENQAKTTSHEIKEAPAFAKSYDEAREAPKQPTEITAEKTEGFARVFDQQEQPKKETHFKEKISIEDIDKRLDEIMKNI, encoded by the coding sequence ATGGAAACTAAAACTACACCACAATCAAAAGAGGTGCGGACGTACCAGCTGACTTACATTCTTCCTCCCACAATCACCGAGGAAGCTGTGGCGCAGCGAAGAAATGAAATAACACAACAACTCACTGAAAAAGGAGCAAACGTCACTGAGGGTCGCGATGCATCGAAAAAGAAGCTCGCTTATCCTATTGCCGGGCAAACATACGGCTTTATGGGGGAAATACAATTCTGGGCATCTTCGGAGGCTCTCCCCGCAATACAACAAGCCATCAAGCATATTGACGATTTGACGCGTTTTATGATTACTTACGAAAAACCGCGCAAGACGCAACAGCGCGTACGCCCAAGCATCAATAAAACAGCGGGGGCAATAGCAGAAAACCAGGCGAAAACAACTTCGCATGAAATAAAAGAAGCGCCTGCCTTCGCTAAAAGCTACGACGAGGCTAGGGAAGCGCCAAAGCAACCAACCGAAATTACGGCGGAAAAAACGGAAGGATTTGCGCGGGTATTTGACCAGCAAGAACAGCCGAAGAAAGAAACACACTTCAAAGAAAAAATCAGCATTGAAGATATTGATAAGCGATTGGATGAGATAATGAAGAACATATAA
- a CDS encoding C39 family peptidase: MYTDKQITTTTTSIKQSLRPINTPVKLPVAAPVTPTPTASTPTAISSSATSLSVPFISQAPLGNWADQRQEAGCEEASVLMAMLWVRGKKSIAPLDAESQIITISDWEQKMYGEYRDTKAQDTIDRIFKGYFGYSNVELKENITTTDIKAELERGNMVIVPVNGRKLRNPFYVPPGPIQHNILIRGYDSATKEFITNDSGTRRGEKYRYAEDVLYNALQDYPTGNHEIIFSVEKVMIVVKKTS, translated from the coding sequence ATGTACACTGATAAACAGATAACAACTACTACAACATCCATAAAACAATCGTTGCGTCCAATTAATACTCCGGTCAAACTTCCCGTAGCTGCGCCAGTAACTCCAACACCAACAGCATCTACGCCAACGGCCATATCAAGTAGCGCAACCTCTCTTAGCGTGCCATTTATATCGCAAGCTCCGTTAGGCAATTGGGCAGACCAGCGGCAAGAAGCGGGATGCGAAGAAGCTTCTGTCCTTATGGCGATGTTGTGGGTACGGGGCAAGAAATCAATTGCTCCTTTAGACGCGGAGAGCCAGATTATCACCATTTCTGATTGGGAGCAAAAAATGTACGGTGAGTACCGCGACACGAAGGCGCAAGATACTATTGATAGAATATTCAAAGGATATTTTGGTTATAGTAATGTGGAACTTAAGGAGAATATTACTACTACGGATATTAAGGCGGAGCTTGAAAGGGGAAACATGGTAATTGTGCCTGTTAATGGTAGGAAATTGCGCAATCCTTTTTATGTGCCTCCCGGTCCGATACAGCACAATATTCTTATTCGCGGGTACGACTCGGCAACTAAAGAATTTATCACTAATGACTCGGGAACAAGACGCGGCGAAAAATATCGTTACGCAGAAGATGTGTTATATAACGCGCTTCAAGATTATCCCACCGGCAACCACGAAATCATTTTTTCAGTAGAAAAAGTTATGATTGTGGTTAAAAAGACTTCATAA
- a CDS encoding single-stranded DNA-binding protein, translated as MNLNKAFVLGRLTRDPESRSTPSGQQVCNFSIATSRIWYDQARQKQEKTEFHNIVAWGRLAEIAGQYLTKGALVLVEGRIETRSWEDQTGVKKYRTEIIAENMQMGPRAQNAGGGALTQSQGASSSPMNNTAPVQSAPSQDIPTIESDTPYSNADDEIDVKDIPF; from the coding sequence ATGAATCTCAACAAAGCATTTGTCCTGGGACGACTAACTCGCGATCCTGAATCGCGCTCTACTCCATCAGGCCAGCAAGTGTGCAACTTCAGTATCGCTACCTCACGCATCTGGTACGATCAAGCGCGTCAAAAACAGGAAAAAACAGAATTTCACAATATAGTCGCCTGGGGACGGCTGGCGGAAATAGCGGGGCAATACCTCACGAAAGGCGCGTTGGTACTTGTTGAGGGACGTATTGAAACGCGGAGCTGGGAAGATCAGACGGGAGTAAAAAAATATCGCACGGAAATAATTGCCGAGAACATGCAAATGGGTCCACGAGCGCAAAACGCGGGTGGTGGAGCGCTGACGCAGAGCCAAGGCGCGTCGTCTTCACCAATGAATAATACCGCGCCAGTTCAATCAGCTCCATCACAAGACATTCCAACAATTGAGTCTGATACTCCCTATTCAAACGCAGATGATGAGATTGACGTAAAAGATATACCTTTTTAG
- a CDS encoding bifunctional phosphoglucose/phosphomannose isomerase, with amino-acid sequence MVSQVDKSNMRQVILDFPTQLETGLKCAQRAIPIIKNPVTKIVIAGMGGSALPGELLKLVAGNGSILSRPAEIHIHRNYGLPYYADDQTLVICISYSGGTEEAISAYDEARVRKLPVAVIAMGGALLEKALRDGVAVAQIPTTHIQPRSAIGYQFAALIKILSNAGIISLQDDALIAAAKSLSPASSERHGKTIAVKLARRTPLFYASQANKALAYILKIKINENAKTMAFYNYFPELNHNEMVGFTQPQNKFSILMLTDRSDNPHIQRRMDLTADIAKKYHIPVLPIDITNERIYNKVFNALLLGDWISYYLAILYKTDPTPVKIVEELKKRLAK; translated from the coding sequence ATGGTCTCACAAGTAGACAAATCAAACATGCGCCAAGTAATATTGGATTTTCCTACCCAGCTTGAGACGGGATTAAAATGCGCGCAGCGCGCTATTCCCATAATTAAAAACCCTGTAACTAAAATTGTCATTGCTGGCATGGGCGGCTCGGCATTGCCGGGTGAGCTGTTGAAGCTTGTTGCGGGCAATGGCTCTATTCTTTCGCGTCCTGCTGAAATACACATCCATCGTAATTACGGACTGCCCTACTACGCGGATGATCAAACGCTTGTCATCTGTATTTCATATTCCGGAGGCACTGAAGAAGCAATCAGCGCATATGATGAAGCTCGCGTAAGAAAATTGCCCGTAGCTGTTATCGCCATGGGTGGAGCCCTGCTTGAAAAAGCTCTTCGCGACGGCGTGGCGGTGGCGCAAATTCCAACAACACATATTCAGCCAAGATCGGCGATTGGATACCAATTTGCTGCTTTGATAAAAATTTTAAGCAACGCCGGAATTATTTCTTTACAAGACGATGCGCTTATCGCCGCCGCCAAATCACTATCGCCCGCTTCGTCAGAAAGACATGGGAAAACTATTGCTGTAAAGCTAGCAAGGCGCACACCGCTTTTCTACGCCTCACAGGCTAACAAGGCGCTTGCGTATATATTGAAAATAAAAATAAATGAAAACGCCAAAACAATGGCTTTCTACAATTATTTTCCTGAGCTTAACCATAATGAAATGGTCGGGTTTACCCAGCCGCAAAACAAATTTTCTATCCTTATGTTGACTGATAGGAGTGATAATCCTCATATTCAGCGCCGCATGGACCTCACCGCTGACATCGCCAAAAAATACCACATTCCCGTACTTCCTATTGACATTACAAATGAGAGGATATATAATAAAGTATTCAATGCCCTATTGCTGGGCGACTGGATCTCTTATTATCTTGCAATTCTCTACAAAACCGACCCAACGCCGGTAAAAATTGTGGAGGAGTTAAAAAAACGATTGGCGAAATAG